In Psychrilyobacter piezotolerans, the following are encoded in one genomic region:
- the galU gene encoding UTP--glucose-1-phosphate uridylyltransferase GalU: MKKITKAVIPAAGLGTRVLPATKAQPKEMLTIVDRPSLQYIVEELVESGITDIVIVTGRNKNSIEDHFDYSYEVEKTLEEKGKLELLDKIKYISDMANIFYVRQNKPLGLGHAILKAKPFIGDEPFVIALGDDIMYNEEKPVTKQLIENYEQYGNSVIGVQEVADEDVSKYGIVKPIKNLDEDTVLMEDFIEKPNLEDAPSKMACLGRYLLTSDIFKHLEKQGAGVGGEIQLTDSILAMIKDGKNIGAYRFKGKRYDIGSKLGLLKANIEFGLRNEETKDGLKEYLKTIKL, from the coding sequence ATGAAAAAAATTACAAAAGCAGTTATACCGGCAGCAGGATTAGGAACCAGAGTACTGCCTGCAACAAAAGCCCAGCCTAAAGAGATGCTCACAATCGTAGACAGACCATCGTTACAGTATATAGTGGAAGAATTGGTAGAATCTGGAATAACAGATATTGTAATAGTAACAGGAAGAAATAAAAATTCCATAGAGGATCATTTTGATTATTCATATGAGGTAGAAAAAACTCTAGAGGAAAAAGGGAAATTAGAACTGCTAGATAAGATAAAGTATATATCTGATATGGCTAATATATTCTATGTAAGGCAAAATAAACCTCTGGGGTTAGGCCATGCAATCTTGAAAGCTAAACCATTTATAGGAGATGAACCATTTGTTATCGCTCTAGGTGATGATATCATGTATAATGAAGAGAAACCGGTAACTAAACAGCTGATTGAAAACTATGAACAATACGGTAATAGTGTCATAGGGGTTCAAGAGGTAGCAGATGAAGATGTATCTAAATATGGTATTGTGAAACCTATTAAAAATCTAGATGAAGATACTGTCCTCATGGAGGATTTTATAGAAAAACCAAACTTAGAGGATGCCCCTTCTAAGATGGCTTGTTTAGGCAGATATCTGCTGACCAGTGACATATTTAAGCACTTGGAGAAGCAGGGTGCAGGTGTAGGTGGTGAGATACAGCTTACAGATTCGATCCTGGCTATGATAAAGGATGGAAAAAATATAGGAGCGTATAGATTTAAGGGTAAAAGATATGATATCGGAAGTAAATTAGGTTTACTTAAGGCTAATATAGAGTTTGGTCTGCGTAACGAAGAGACTAAAGATGGGCTGAAAGAATATTTAAAAACGATAAAGTTATAA